In Nocardioides marinus, one DNA window encodes the following:
- a CDS encoding LacI family DNA-binding transcriptional regulator, whose amino-acid sequence MASSRSVSVKDVAAAAGVSLGTVSNVLNRPDRVSASTRQRVQAAMADLGFVRNESARQLRAGTSRTLAYVMLDAGNPFFTDVALGVEAAAEEQGLTVMLCNSANRESRERAHVELLEQQRVQGVLVTPVDPHAAFLDRLSSRGTPVVIVDRTRDDDAFCSVAVDDVLGGRLAVEHLLDRGHERVAFVGGPASIGQVRDRLRGARDAWADAGLPDGDLVVLETDQLVVGEGREAGARLAGLPARRRPTAAFCANDLLALGLLQHAISTGRSVPEDLAIVGYDDIEFAAAAAVPLTSVRQPRQLLGRTAAELVLAEASDPGHRHQQVLFTPELVARASTAGR is encoded by the coding sequence GTGGCCAGTTCCCGCTCGGTGTCGGTCAAGGACGTCGCGGCCGCTGCCGGCGTCTCCCTCGGCACCGTCTCCAACGTGCTCAACCGGCCCGACCGGGTCAGTGCCAGCACCCGGCAACGGGTGCAGGCGGCGATGGCCGACCTCGGATTCGTGCGCAACGAGTCGGCGCGACAGCTGCGGGCCGGCACCAGCCGCACCCTGGCCTACGTGATGCTCGACGCCGGCAACCCCTTCTTCACCGACGTCGCCCTCGGGGTGGAGGCGGCGGCCGAGGAGCAGGGCCTCACGGTCATGCTGTGCAACTCCGCCAACCGGGAGTCCCGCGAGCGGGCGCACGTCGAGCTGCTCGAGCAGCAGCGCGTGCAGGGCGTGCTGGTCACCCCCGTGGACCCGCACGCCGCCTTCCTCGACCGCCTCTCCTCACGGGGCACCCCGGTGGTCATCGTCGACCGCACCCGCGACGACGACGCCTTCTGCTCCGTCGCCGTCGACGACGTGCTCGGGGGGCGTCTGGCGGTGGAGCACCTGCTCGACCGCGGCCACGAGCGGGTCGCCTTCGTCGGCGGACCGGCCTCGATCGGCCAGGTGCGCGACCGGTTGCGCGGGGCCAGGGACGCCTGGGCCGACGCCGGGCTCCCCGACGGGGACCTCGTCGTGCTCGAGACCGACCAGCTGGTGGTCGGCGAGGGCCGAGAGGCGGGCGCACGACTGGCCGGACTGCCTGCCCGGCGGCGCCCCACGGCCGCGTTCTGCGCCAACGACCTGCTCGCGCTGGGGCTCCTCCAGCACGCGATCAGCACCGGGCGCTCCGTGCCCGAGGACCTCGCCATCGTCGGGTACGACGACATCGAGTTCGCCGCCGCTGCGGCCGTCCCCCTCACCTCGGTGCGCCAGCCGCGCCAGCTCCTCGGCCGCACCGCCGCCGAGCTGGTCCTCGCCGAGGCCTCCGACCCCGGTCACCGGCACCAGCAGGTGCTCTTCACCCCCGAGCTGGTCGCCCGGGCCTCGACGGCGGGTCGCTGA